One Lacunisphaera limnophila DNA window includes the following coding sequences:
- a CDS encoding PmoA family protein, producing the protein MHPLPRLLALCVALPGLAWASPAWRVTVPAAEVDRVAVVVSFPLPAGAPRTGLLQDSKGLPTAALQVDPDGTARFLLPRLAAGQAPVFTLTAVPSEAKVVESVTSDRQVNLLVRGVPVLDYWTAEEPLPNDKVPKKFLRSGHIHPVRSPGGVVITASYPANHLHHHGIWAPWTKTEFQGRKPDFWNMGDLTGKVEFVALSRTWSGPVHGGFVAQQRQVDLSAPTPVTALNETWELTTYDVPDQVPMRIFDLVITQTCATSDPLILPEYRYGGLGFRGHDQWNGADQATFLTSEGETDRIKGNTSRARWVHIGGRIDGATAGLGILGHPDNFRAPQPLRLHPTEPFVCFAPSQLGEFRIEPGRPYVMRYRFVVTDGPADAALLEACWQGYAQPAAAAVTEI; encoded by the coding sequence ATGCACCCACTCCCCCGCCTTCTTGCCCTGTGTGTTGCGTTGCCGGGTCTCGCTTGGGCTTCACCGGCCTGGCGAGTCACCGTGCCTGCGGCCGAGGTCGACCGCGTGGCCGTGGTGGTGTCCTTTCCTCTGCCCGCGGGGGCACCGCGGACAGGCCTGCTGCAGGACTCGAAGGGTCTCCCAACCGCCGCGCTGCAGGTCGATCCTGATGGGACGGCCCGGTTTCTCCTTCCGCGACTGGCCGCGGGCCAAGCTCCCGTGTTCACGCTCACCGCGGTTCCATCCGAGGCAAAAGTCGTCGAGAGCGTGACCAGTGACCGCCAGGTAAACCTCCTTGTCCGGGGCGTGCCGGTCCTCGACTACTGGACCGCCGAGGAACCCCTGCCCAACGACAAGGTACCCAAGAAATTCCTGCGTAGCGGCCACATCCATCCCGTCCGGTCACCCGGCGGGGTCGTGATCACCGCCAGCTACCCGGCCAATCACCTCCACCACCACGGCATCTGGGCCCCGTGGACCAAGACCGAGTTCCAAGGCCGAAAACCCGACTTCTGGAACATGGGCGACCTCACCGGGAAGGTAGAGTTCGTGGCCCTGTCGCGCACCTGGAGCGGACCGGTACACGGCGGCTTCGTGGCGCAGCAGCGTCAGGTTGACCTCTCCGCGCCCACTCCGGTGACCGCGTTGAACGAGACCTGGGAACTGACCACCTATGATGTGCCTGACCAGGTCCCGATGCGCATCTTCGACCTCGTGATCACCCAAACCTGCGCGACCTCCGATCCGCTGATCCTGCCCGAGTATCGCTACGGCGGCTTGGGCTTCCGCGGACACGACCAGTGGAACGGGGCGGACCAGGCCACCTTCCTCACGTCCGAGGGCGAGACCGACCGCATCAAGGGCAATACCAGCCGCGCCCGCTGGGTGCACATCGGCGGCCGGATCGACGGTGCCACCGCCGGCCTCGGCATCCTCGGCCATCCCGACAATTTCCGCGCCCCGCAACCGCTGCGCCTCCACCCCACCGAACCCTTCGTGTGTTTCGCCCCGTCCCAACTCGGCGAATTCCGCATCGAGCCCGGCCGGCCGTATGTCATGCGCTACCGCTTCGTCGTGACCGACGGCCCCGCCGACGCCGCCCTCCTGGAAGCCTGCTGGCAAGGCTACGCCCAGCCGGCCGCGGCCGCGGTGACGGAAATCTGA
- a CDS encoding MFS transporter, which produces MTEPTSPPPASTPATAGRRGMVLLAAFLGWMFDGLEMGIFPLIARPALQQMQANHGIMDDKFVGHWMGWVTAAFLLGAAGGGLLFGWLGDKVGRVRAMSMAILCYSIFTGLVYFAAEPWHLAALRFVAALGMGGEWALGVALVMEVWPEKNRPMLAGIIGAAANIGFALIATVGMFYAVTQETWRYVVVIGALPAALTFFVRLFVPESEKWQHAAAAKPTQPMKEIFSSPALIRPLLIATLLASVALIGTWGSVQWLPLWADKMAGPDLPKAKAYTQFLSALGSVFGCLLGAWMGGKFGRRPAYFLLCLVSLISCAWLFRGIDSYGASFLTLTFVVGTVTAAFYGWMPLYLPELFPTRVRATAQGLSFNAGRILAAVGALQMGALMQTFDGSYAQAGAVISLIYVFGLVLIWFAPETRGKPLPE; this is translated from the coding sequence ATGACCGAACCCACATCCCCTCCCCCCGCCTCCACCCCCGCCACCGCCGGACGCCGCGGCATGGTCCTCCTCGCGGCCTTCCTCGGCTGGATGTTTGACGGCCTCGAAATGGGCATCTTCCCCCTGATCGCCCGGCCGGCTCTCCAGCAGATGCAGGCCAACCACGGCATCATGGATGACAAGTTCGTCGGCCACTGGATGGGCTGGGTGACCGCCGCCTTCCTCCTCGGCGCCGCCGGCGGCGGCCTCCTCTTCGGCTGGCTCGGGGACAAGGTCGGCCGCGTCCGCGCGATGAGCATGGCGATCCTCTGTTACTCGATCTTCACCGGCCTCGTGTATTTCGCCGCGGAGCCCTGGCACCTCGCCGCGCTGCGCTTCGTCGCCGCCCTCGGCATGGGCGGCGAATGGGCCCTCGGCGTGGCCCTTGTCATGGAGGTCTGGCCCGAGAAGAACCGCCCGATGCTCGCCGGCATCATCGGCGCCGCCGCCAACATCGGCTTCGCCCTCATCGCCACGGTCGGCATGTTCTACGCCGTCACCCAGGAGACCTGGCGCTACGTCGTGGTCATCGGCGCCCTGCCGGCCGCCCTCACCTTCTTTGTGCGGCTCTTCGTTCCGGAGTCGGAAAAATGGCAGCACGCCGCCGCCGCAAAGCCGACGCAGCCGATGAAGGAAATCTTCTCCAGCCCGGCCCTGATCCGCCCGCTCCTGATCGCCACCCTGCTCGCCTCGGTCGCCCTGATCGGCACCTGGGGTTCCGTGCAATGGCTGCCCCTCTGGGCCGACAAGATGGCCGGCCCCGACCTGCCCAAGGCCAAGGCCTACACGCAATTCCTGTCCGCCCTCGGCTCGGTCTTCGGCTGTCTGCTCGGCGCGTGGATGGGCGGCAAGTTCGGCCGGCGCCCCGCCTACTTCCTCCTCTGCCTCGTTTCGCTGATTTCCTGCGCCTGGCTCTTCCGCGGGATCGACAGCTACGGCGCGTCTTTCCTCACGCTCACCTTCGTCGTCGGCACCGTCACCGCCGCTTTCTATGGCTGGATGCCGCTCTACCTGCCGGAGCTCTTCCCGACCCGCGTGCGCGCCACCGCCCAGGGCCTCTCCTTCAACGCCGGCCGCATCCTCGCCGCTGTCGGCGCGCTGCAGATGGGCGCGCTCATGCAAACCTTCGACGGCAGCTACGCCCAGGCCGGCGCGGTGATTTCCCTGATCTATGTCTTCGGCCTCGTGCTCATCTGGTTCGCCCCCGAGACCCGCGGCAAGCCCCTGCCGGAGTAA
- a CDS encoding Gfo/Idh/MocA family protein, translating into MPSPLGFAVIGTGMIAGYHAQAIAQTPGAKLVGVVSRSPERGAAFAAQHGIPVITATVEEMVARDDIHVLNITTPSGAHLDPALTAIRAGRHVVIEKPLEITPARCDQIIAAAEQHGVKVAAIFQGRFGAGAQTVKAAVEARRLGRLVLASAYVKWHRTPAYYQTAWKGTWELDGGGALMNQAIHGVDLLQWFAGLPTEVSGRFTRRVHTGIQADDTTVATLQFSDGALGTIEASTALWPGWSRRIELCGEHGSICLEDDHIAQWDFVQPEPGDEAIRAAKRDPALGSGAGTPGGISLTGHLRQIADLVAAVREHRPPAIGAREGRRAVALVHAIYESAKSGQPVKV; encoded by the coding sequence ATGCCTTCCCCCCTCGGCTTCGCCGTCATCGGCACCGGCATGATCGCCGGCTACCACGCCCAGGCCATCGCCCAGACCCCCGGCGCTAAACTGGTCGGCGTCGTCAGCCGCTCCCCCGAGCGCGGCGCCGCCTTCGCCGCCCAACACGGCATCCCTGTCATCACCGCCACCGTCGAGGAAATGGTTGCCCGGGACGACATCCACGTCCTTAACATCACCACCCCCAGTGGCGCCCACCTCGATCCCGCGCTCACCGCCATCCGCGCCGGACGCCATGTCGTCATCGAGAAACCCCTCGAGATCACTCCCGCCCGTTGCGACCAGATCATCGCCGCCGCGGAGCAACACGGCGTGAAGGTCGCGGCCATTTTCCAGGGCCGCTTCGGCGCCGGCGCCCAGACGGTCAAGGCCGCGGTCGAGGCCAGACGCCTCGGCCGGCTCGTCCTCGCCAGCGCGTATGTCAAGTGGCACCGCACCCCCGCCTACTACCAGACCGCCTGGAAGGGCACCTGGGAGCTCGACGGCGGCGGCGCCCTCATGAACCAGGCCATCCACGGCGTGGACCTGCTCCAGTGGTTCGCCGGCCTGCCCACCGAAGTCTCGGGCCGTTTCACGCGTCGCGTCCACACCGGCATCCAGGCCGACGACACCACCGTCGCCACGTTGCAGTTTTCCGACGGCGCCCTCGGCACCATCGAGGCCAGCACCGCCCTCTGGCCCGGCTGGTCGCGCCGCATCGAACTCTGCGGCGAGCACGGTTCGATCTGCCTCGAGGACGACCACATCGCCCAGTGGGATTTCGTCCAACCGGAGCCCGGCGATGAGGCCATCCGCGCGGCCAAACGCGACCCCGCGCTCGGCTCCGGCGCCGGCACCCCCGGCGGCATTTCCCTCACCGGCCACCTCCGCCAGATCGCCGATCTGGTCGCCGCCGTCCGCGAGCACCGCCCCCCCGCCATCGGCGCGCGCGAGGGCCGCCGCGCCGTCGCCCTCGTCCATGCGATCTACGAATCCGCCAAATCCGGCCAGCCGGTGAAAGTATGA
- a CDS encoding iron chaperone codes for MAPPKALAKPKTVAEYIAAADKKARPKLRALRKCIRTAAPGAVESLKWGMPAHSYKRILMIYGAFKNHVSLFAGTPVIRAFKKELAKHDTAGATVRFPFDQPLPLALIRKLTKHRVKDALEKDGKWRTKP; via the coding sequence ATGGCTCCCCCCAAAGCCCTCGCCAAGCCGAAGACCGTCGCGGAATACATCGCCGCCGCCGATAAGAAAGCCCGCCCGAAGCTCCGCGCATTGCGGAAATGCATCCGGACCGCCGCGCCTGGCGCCGTCGAATCCCTCAAGTGGGGCATGCCCGCTCATTCCTATAAGCGCATTCTCATGATCTACGGGGCCTTCAAAAATCACGTCAGCCTCTTCGCCGGCACCCCGGTCATCCGCGCCTTCAAGAAGGAACTGGCCAAACACGACACCGCCGGCGCCACCGTGCGCTTCCCCTTCGACCAACCGCTCCCCCTGGCCCTCATCCGCAAACTCACCAAGCACCGGGTCAAGGATGCCCTCGAAAAAGACGGCAAATGGCGGACCAAGCCCTGA
- a CDS encoding pyrophosphate--fructose-6-phosphate 1-phosphotransferase gives MSTKKKVAILTAGGHAPCLSAAVGQLIVHYTEQCPDWDIICYRSGYKGLLLGQSYVVTPEVRAQAAGLKNYGGSVIGNSRVKLTNVKDAVKRGLVKEGQLPLTVAAEQLQKDGVDILHTVGGDDTNTTAADLAAYLEKHNYALKVIGLPKTIDNDIIPIRQSLGAVTAAEQGAKFFSNVVTELGASGRMLIVHEVMGRNCGWLTAATASEYQKSLAKQAWVPGLGVTKSRYSVHAIYVPEMALDIEAEAKRLKALMDSQGNINIFISEGAGLEEIIAELTASGQEPARDAFGHVRLDTINPGKWFAEQFAKKLGAEKVLVQKSGYFARSAPANAEDFKLIDTCVLKAIECARAGVSGLIGHDEERGLELRAIEFPRIKGGKAFDVTQPWFQDLLKEIGQPMTKVVHVAH, from the coding sequence ATGAGCACCAAGAAGAAAGTCGCCATCCTCACCGCCGGCGGTCACGCCCCCTGCCTCAGCGCCGCCGTCGGGCAACTCATCGTCCATTACACGGAGCAATGCCCTGACTGGGACATCATCTGCTACCGCTCCGGCTACAAGGGCCTCCTCCTCGGTCAGAGCTACGTCGTGACCCCCGAGGTCCGCGCCCAGGCGGCCGGACTCAAGAACTACGGCGGCAGCGTCATCGGCAACAGCCGCGTCAAGCTCACCAACGTCAAGGACGCCGTGAAGCGCGGCCTCGTCAAGGAAGGCCAGCTCCCGCTCACCGTCGCCGCCGAGCAGCTCCAGAAGGACGGCGTCGACATCCTCCACACCGTCGGCGGCGACGACACCAACACCACGGCCGCCGACCTCGCCGCCTACCTCGAGAAGCACAACTACGCCCTCAAGGTCATCGGCCTGCCCAAGACGATCGACAACGACATCATCCCGATCCGCCAGAGCCTCGGCGCCGTCACCGCCGCCGAGCAGGGCGCGAAATTCTTCTCCAACGTCGTGACCGAGCTCGGCGCCAGCGGCCGCATGCTCATCGTCCACGAGGTCATGGGCCGCAACTGCGGCTGGCTCACCGCCGCCACCGCCTCCGAATACCAGAAGAGCCTGGCCAAGCAGGCCTGGGTCCCCGGCCTCGGCGTCACCAAGTCCCGCTACTCCGTCCATGCGATCTACGTGCCCGAGATGGCCCTCGACATCGAGGCCGAGGCCAAGCGCCTCAAGGCGCTCATGGACAGCCAGGGCAATATCAACATCTTCATCAGCGAGGGCGCCGGCCTCGAGGAGATCATCGCCGAGCTGACCGCCAGCGGCCAGGAGCCCGCGCGCGACGCCTTCGGCCATGTCCGCCTCGACACCATCAACCCCGGCAAGTGGTTCGCCGAGCAGTTCGCCAAGAAGCTCGGCGCCGAGAAGGTGCTCGTGCAGAAGAGCGGCTATTTCGCCCGCTCCGCCCCGGCCAACGCCGAGGATTTCAAGCTGATCGACACCTGCGTCCTCAAGGCCATCGAGTGCGCCCGCGCCGGTGTCTCGGGCCTCATCGGCCACGACGAGGAACGCGGCCTCGAGCTCCGCGCCATCGAGTTCCCCCGCATCAAGGGCGGCAAGGCCTTCGACGTCACCCAGCCCTGGTTCCAGGACCTCCTCAAGGAAATCGGCCAGCCGATGACCAAGGTCGTCCACGTGGCGCACTAA
- the folD gene encoding bifunctional methylenetetrahydrofolate dehydrogenase/methenyltetrahydrofolate cyclohydrolase FolD, with the protein MELIDGNKIAADIVAELKTRVAALPGRRPCLALVRVGEDPASVSYVKKKEQTSATIGIESRLIFPPVTTTQAELFALIDQLNADPGVDGILVQSPLPKGINEVEVFRRIAAHKDVDGFHTMNLGKLAQEDDTGFVACTPAGIMELLQRSGVSLSGKHVVVLGRSLIVGKPAALLAMQRKSWANATVTVCHSQTANLAALTRQADVLIAAIGKPEFVTADMVKPGAVVIDVGVNRVPDATKKSGYRLTGDVHFPTVSPLCAKITPVPGGVGPMTVAMLMANTVKAHAQNRA; encoded by the coding sequence ATGGAACTCATCGACGGCAACAAGATCGCCGCTGACATCGTCGCCGAACTGAAGACCCGCGTCGCCGCCCTGCCCGGCCGCCGCCCCTGCCTCGCCCTCGTGCGCGTCGGCGAGGACCCCGCGTCGGTCTCCTACGTGAAAAAGAAGGAGCAGACTTCCGCCACCATCGGCATCGAGAGCCGCCTCATCTTCCCGCCCGTCACCACCACCCAGGCCGAGCTCTTCGCCCTGATCGACCAGCTCAATGCCGACCCGGGCGTCGACGGCATCCTCGTCCAGTCCCCGCTGCCGAAGGGCATCAACGAGGTCGAGGTCTTCCGCCGCATCGCCGCGCACAAGGACGTCGACGGCTTCCACACCATGAACCTCGGCAAGCTCGCGCAGGAGGACGATACCGGCTTCGTCGCCTGCACACCCGCCGGCATCATGGAGCTCCTCCAGCGCTCCGGCGTTTCCCTCTCCGGCAAACACGTCGTGGTCCTCGGCCGCAGCCTCATCGTCGGCAAACCCGCCGCCCTCCTCGCCATGCAGCGCAAGAGCTGGGCCAACGCCACCGTCACCGTCTGCCACTCGCAGACCGCCAACCTCGCCGCCCTCACCCGCCAGGCCGACGTGCTCATCGCCGCGATCGGTAAACCCGAGTTCGTCACGGCCGACATGGTCAAGCCCGGCGCCGTCGTCATCGACGTCGGCGTCAACCGCGTGCCCGACGCCACGAAGAAGTCCGGCTACCGCCTCACCGGCGACGTCCACTTTCCCACCGTCTCCCCGCTCTGCGCCAAGATCACCCCTGTCCCTGGCGGCGTCGGCCCGATGACCGTCGCCATGCTCATGGCCAACACGGTCAAGGCCCACGCGCAGAACCGCGCCTGA
- a CDS encoding SH3 domain-containing protein — protein sequence MKTKFLPFLLLAATVRLLAADLLPSDAAVFLQPDPKSHVLVRLKAGNTVIYTGDAPAGWRRVELSGSFEGYAHNRDITKGLEVREGGNILTAPKKDAPVLTVGQEGDKSEVVGLAGGDYVQVKFTKKLQGFVATGAANLAPEVRPVPVAAVPVAPSTAVGRPAQVTGNSVDLPRLFAGRLVLARRPFVNPNPAYEYQLVDNSGRRFAYVDTKRLLLTDKIEAYLDRAVSVTGTIRNSVDGKDLVISAESLSLK from the coding sequence ATGAAAACTAAATTCCTGCCCTTCCTCCTGCTCGCCGCCACGGTCCGCCTCCTCGCCGCCGACCTCCTGCCGTCCGACGCCGCCGTCTTCCTCCAGCCCGACCCCAAGTCGCACGTCCTCGTGCGCCTCAAGGCCGGCAATACCGTCATCTACACCGGCGACGCCCCCGCCGGCTGGCGCCGCGTCGAGCTCAGCGGCTCCTTCGAGGGCTACGCCCACAACCGCGATATCACCAAGGGCCTTGAGGTTCGCGAGGGCGGCAACATCCTCACCGCGCCCAAGAAAGACGCCCCCGTGCTCACCGTCGGCCAGGAAGGCGACAAGTCCGAAGTCGTCGGCCTCGCGGGCGGCGACTACGTCCAGGTCAAGTTCACCAAGAAACTCCAGGGTTTCGTCGCCACCGGCGCCGCCAACCTCGCCCCCGAGGTCCGGCCCGTGCCCGTCGCCGCCGTGCCCGTCGCCCCCTCCACCGCCGTCGGCCGCCCCGCCCAGGTCACCGGTAACAGCGTGGACCTGCCCCGCCTCTTCGCCGGCCGCCTCGTGCTCGCCCGCCGCCCCTTCGTGAATCCCAACCCGGCCTACGAGTACCAGCTCGTCGACAACTCCGGCCGCCGCTTCGCCTACGTCGACACCAAGCGCCTCCTCCTCACCGACAAGATCGAGGCCTACCTCGATCGCGCGGTCTCCGTCACCGGCACCATCCGCAACAGCGTCGACGGCAAGGACCTCGTCATCTCCGCCGAGTCCCTCTCGCTGAAATAA
- a CDS encoding pseudouridine synthase: MRRPAAHAMQPAYMEPVRIQKFIAESGLCSRRAAETLITAGEVYVNGQKAELGQKVDPEADKVTVRGKALRAQGQPKLALVMHKPRGVVCSNSDPHEERTIFDLLPREWARLRLFCAGRLDKDSEGLVILTSDGDLAHKLMHPSNLVVKRYYVSLEEPFPHARLRQLLRGVHIEGEHLKVERANLVNPRADRASTELDVHMHHGKKREIRQLFTALGFDVRRLRRYQIGSLRLKGIPLRGVKQLSSKEIQSLFTVPAPSHRDGPAPDTDEN, encoded by the coding sequence TTGCGCCGTCCTGCGGCGCATGCCATGCAGCCGGCCTACATGGAGCCCGTTCGCATTCAAAAATTCATCGCCGAAAGCGGCCTCTGCTCGCGCCGGGCGGCCGAGACCCTCATCACCGCAGGCGAGGTTTATGTGAACGGCCAGAAGGCCGAGCTGGGCCAGAAGGTCGACCCCGAGGCCGACAAGGTCACCGTCCGGGGCAAGGCCCTCCGCGCCCAGGGCCAGCCCAAGCTCGCCCTCGTCATGCACAAGCCCCGCGGCGTCGTCTGCAGCAACAGCGACCCGCACGAGGAGCGCACCATCTTCGACCTCCTCCCCCGCGAGTGGGCCCGCCTCCGCCTCTTCTGCGCCGGCCGCCTCGACAAGGACAGCGAGGGCCTCGTCATCCTCACCTCCGACGGCGACCTCGCGCACAAGCTCATGCACCCGTCCAACCTGGTCGTGAAGCGCTACTACGTCTCCCTCGAGGAACCCTTCCCCCACGCCCGCCTCCGCCAGCTCCTCCGCGGCGTCCACATCGAGGGCGAACACCTCAAGGTCGAGCGCGCCAACCTCGTCAACCCCCGCGCCGACCGCGCCTCCACCGAGCTCGACGTGCACATGCATCATGGCAAAAAGCGCGAGATCCGGCAGCTCTTCACTGCCCTGGGGTTCGACGTCCGCCGCCTCCGCCGCTACCAGATCGGCTCCCTCCGCCTGAAAGGAATTCCTTTGCGCGGCGTGAAACAACTTTCTAGCAAGGAAATCCAATCCCTGTTCACCGTGCCCGCTCCTTCCCACCGCGACGGCCCGGCCCCTGACACCGATGAAAACTAA
- a CDS encoding sulfite reductase subunit alpha, giving the protein MACAAGRRNEIHPGETGLALAGRSESKSPAPMHLSTPPSSAYTKDNPLPAKLLENRVLNKDGSGKDTRHLVIDIAGSGLTYQVGDSLGIYPANRPQLVDEVIELLGATGNEPVQPARATAAISLREALTSKLSLNGPTKKILETLALKATTPKEKGRLESLLAPEAAELREAFLGEREYIDLLEEFPGIRLTPQELVDHLRRLMPRLYSIASSPLRHPGEVHLTVAPVRYESNGRRRYGVCSTFLADRVTRRKTPIPVFVATSHFKLPEDLARDVIMVGPGTGVAPFRAFMQERVATAARGRNWLFFGDQHQATDYLYGDEWKALLAEGKMARVDLAFSRDQAQKIYVQDRMRENAAEFWAWIQGGAHLYVCGDAHRMAKDVDLVLHQIIEQQGGLEPAAAAEYVKQMKRDKRYQRDVY; this is encoded by the coding sequence ATGGCATGCGCCGCAGGACGGCGCAACGAGATTCACCCGGGAGAAACCGGGCTTGCGTTGGCCGGTCGGAGTGAAAGTAAGTCTCCCGCGCCCATGCATCTTTCCACGCCGCCCTCCAGCGCCTACACAAAGGACAATCCTTTGCCGGCGAAACTGCTCGAAAACCGCGTGCTGAACAAGGACGGCTCGGGCAAGGATACGCGGCACCTCGTGATCGACATCGCGGGCAGCGGGCTGACCTACCAGGTCGGTGATTCGCTGGGGATTTATCCCGCCAACCGCCCGCAGCTGGTCGATGAGGTCATCGAGCTGCTGGGGGCCACGGGGAACGAGCCGGTGCAGCCGGCCCGCGCGACCGCCGCCATCAGCCTGCGCGAGGCGTTGACGAGCAAGCTTTCGCTTAACGGGCCGACGAAGAAAATCCTCGAGACGCTCGCCCTGAAAGCCACCACGCCCAAGGAGAAGGGGCGGTTGGAGTCGCTGCTGGCGCCCGAGGCGGCGGAGTTGCGCGAGGCCTTTCTCGGCGAGCGGGAATACATCGACCTGCTGGAGGAGTTTCCCGGCATCCGGCTGACGCCCCAGGAGCTGGTCGACCACCTGCGCCGCCTGATGCCCCGGCTCTACTCCATTGCGTCATCGCCGTTGCGGCATCCCGGGGAGGTGCACCTGACCGTCGCACCCGTGCGTTATGAATCCAATGGCCGCCGGCGCTACGGGGTGTGCTCCACGTTCCTGGCGGACCGCGTGACGCGGCGGAAGACGCCGATCCCGGTGTTTGTCGCGACTTCGCACTTCAAGCTGCCGGAGGATCTCGCCCGGGATGTCATCATGGTGGGCCCGGGCACGGGCGTGGCGCCGTTCCGGGCCTTTATGCAGGAGCGGGTGGCGACGGCGGCCCGCGGGCGCAACTGGCTGTTCTTCGGCGACCAGCACCAGGCCACGGATTATCTTTATGGCGACGAGTGGAAGGCCCTGCTCGCGGAGGGGAAGATGGCGCGGGTCGACCTGGCCTTCTCGCGCGACCAGGCGCAGAAGATCTACGTGCAGGACCGCATGCGTGAGAACGCCGCGGAATTCTGGGCCTGGATCCAGGGAGGGGCCCACCTCTACGTGTGCGGCGACGCGCACCGGATGGCCAAGGACGTCGATCTCGTGCTGCACCAAATCATCGAGCAACAGGGCGGCCTGGAGCCCGCGGCCGCGGCGGAATACGTGAAGCAGATGAAGCGGGACAAGCGTTACCAGCGCGACGTGTATTGA
- the fabG gene encoding 3-oxoacyl-[acyl-carrier-protein] reductase: MSLTYNNRVALVTGAGRGIGKSIAELLAKNGVNVICVSKSADSCGATAAAIVAAGGKAKALAVDVADGAAVAKASADLLAEYGQIDILVNNAGITKDGLLFRMSEDDWNSVIATNLTSCYHWTKYIGRSMTTKRWGRIVNITSVVGIMGNAGQANYCAAKAGLIGFTKSIAKEFAARGVTSNAVAPGFIKTDMTAALPPEAAEKITSVIPLKRLGEAADIAHMTAFLCAEEAGYITGQVFTVDGGMVM, translated from the coding sequence ATGAGCCTCACCTATAACAATCGTGTGGCCCTTGTCACCGGCGCGGGCCGGGGCATCGGCAAGTCCATCGCCGAGTTGCTGGCCAAGAACGGCGTGAACGTCATCTGCGTGAGCAAGTCCGCCGACAGCTGTGGCGCGACGGCCGCGGCCATTGTCGCCGCGGGCGGCAAGGCCAAGGCGCTGGCGGTGGACGTGGCGGACGGCGCCGCGGTGGCGAAGGCGAGCGCCGACCTGCTCGCCGAGTACGGCCAGATCGACATCCTGGTGAACAACGCCGGCATCACGAAGGACGGCCTGCTGTTCCGCATGTCGGAAGACGACTGGAACTCGGTCATCGCGACGAATCTCACCAGTTGCTACCACTGGACGAAGTATATCGGCCGGTCCATGACGACGAAGCGCTGGGGCCGCATCGTGAACATCACCTCGGTGGTCGGCATCATGGGCAACGCCGGCCAGGCCAATTACTGCGCGGCCAAGGCCGGGCTCATCGGCTTCACCAAGTCCATCGCCAAGGAGTTCGCCGCGCGCGGGGTGACCTCGAACGCCGTCGCCCCGGGCTTCATCAAGACCGACATGACGGCCGCGCTGCCCCCCGAGGCGGCCGAGAAGATCACCTCAGTCATTCCGTTGAAGCGCCTGGGCGAGGCGGCCGACATTGCGCACATGACGGCCTTCCTCTGTGCCGAGGAAGCGGGCTACATTACCGGCCAAGTTTTTACCGTTGACGGCGGCATGGTGATGTGA
- a CDS encoding acyl carrier protein, which produces MADQKTIEQRVKEIIVNQLNVNEEQITPQASFLDDLGADSLDTVELIMAFEEEFKDEIKGEIPESDAEKLQTVGDVTAYIQQKAGKN; this is translated from the coding sequence ATGGCCGACCAGAAAACCATCGAACAGCGCGTCAAAGAAATCATCGTTAACCAATTGAATGTTAACGAGGAGCAAATCACTCCCCAGGCTTCGTTCCTGGATGATCTGGGCGCCGACTCGCTCGACACCGTCGAGCTCATCATGGCCTTTGAAGAAGAGTTCAAGGACGAGATCAAGGGTGAGATCCCTGAGTCCGACGCCGAGAAGCTTCAGACCGTGGGCGATGTGACCGCCTACATCCAGCAGAAGGCTGGAAAGAACTAA